A genome region from Manihot esculenta cultivar AM560-2 chromosome 5, M.esculenta_v8, whole genome shotgun sequence includes the following:
- the LOC110614474 gene encoding uncharacterized protein LOC110614474 produces MICFKCGRFGHVVDHCPAKTHSSNPDVPVTVTVVDDEGVDARFKDVNPKILEDFGTTPGSSSVRPAVSRQTAVEKEHVVVRGSRGSDEVHKWVVAQKDGRVDLANLENPVVSMDNHKDPQFPHPSAPDNVGIIDHNTMDMVTALLGASTSVNMGIDQAKRNGDVEGPVDNPMRAVSPNFRRAINEYRRLYKIDVIALLETRVSGSQADKICKDLGFEHWLRVEAFSFSGGIWVCWNNNGFELKVLNTHPQFVNCRIKPTWGSPWIVSFVYGSPNTGLRRLLWEDIRLSCLNMDEEWVVLGDFNVVVSMEEQYGYRTYNASGSRKFQIWLFDTALVDIGYEGVPFTWSRSDGRDGIKMARLDRGVCTTAWWRFAEARIVHPPKFHSDHCPIILSLGEQPLPNGNFFRCQAAWFAHPDFVDSVRTIWNHSNELWSNIESLQQGLMKWNREEFGNIFAKKRQVLRRIEGVQRALTLNGYSPNLVKLDFLLRQKMEEVLKQEELYWFQRSKEEWIVSGERNTKFYHLAAKVKKKRKLILAFQDSNVQWVTDEASLENLVVQFYKGLFINDSTYVLSNLEGIACHRIPEELHADLDKPYQKEEVA; encoded by the exons ATGATTTGTTTCAAATGTGGGAGATTTGGTCATGTTGTTGATCATTGTCCGGCGAAGACTCATAGTAGCAACCCTGATGTGCCGGTGACGGTGACTGTGGTTGACGATGAGGGTGTTGATGCAAGATTCAAGGATGTTAATCCGAAAATTTTGGAAGATTTTG GGACAACACCTGGGTCTTCTAGTGTGAGACCTGCTGTGTCGAGACAGACAGCTGTCGAGAAAGAACATGTGGTGGTCAGGGGTAGTAGAGGGTCAGATGAGGTTCATAAATGGGTGGTTGCTCAGAAGGATGGTAGAGTAGATCTTGCAAATTTAGAGAACCCTGTTGTGTCTATGGATAATCATAAAGACCCTCAATTCCCTCATCCTTCTGCCCCGGATAATGTTGGTATAATAGACCATAATACTATGGATATGGTTACGGCATTATTAGGAGCATCGACCTCAGTTAATATGGGTATTGATCAGGCGAAAAGGAATGGAGATGTGGAGGGCCCTGTTGATAATCCTATGA GGGCGGTTTCGCCAAATTTTAGAAGAGCTATTAATGAATATAGAAGGCTTTATAAAATTGATGTGATAGCCTTATTGGAGACTCGTGTTTCTGGATCCCAAGCTGATAAAATTTGTAAAGACTTGGGGTTTGAACATTGGCTCAGAGTTGAGGCTTTTAGTTTTAGTGGAGGCATTTGGGTTTGCTGGAACAACAATGGATTTGAGTTGAAAGTGCTAAACACTCATCCTCAATTTGTTAATTGCAGAATCAAGCCTACTTGGGGTTCTCCTTGGATTGTTAGCTTTGTATATGGGAGTCCCAACACTGGTCTTAGACGCTTGTTATGGGAGGACATTAGACTTTCTTGTTTGAATATGGATGAGGAGTGGGTGGTATTGGGAGATTTTAATGTTGTGGTCTCTATGGAGGAACAATATGGGTATCGTACTTATAATGCCAGTGGTTCTAGAAAGTTTCAAATTTGGCTTTTTGATACTGCTTTGGTGGACATAGGGTATGAAGGGGTGCCTTTTACTTGGAGTAGGAGCGATGGGAGAGATGGTATTAAGATGGCTAGATTGGATAGAGGAGTATGCACAACGGCTTGGTGGAGATTTGCTGAGGCTAGGATTGTTCATCCTCCTAAATTCCATTCGGATCATTGCCCTATTATTTTATCTTTGGGAGAGCAACCTTTGCCAAATGGTAATTTCTTCCGTTGCCAAGCAGCTTGGTTTGCTCATCCTGATTTTGTTGATTCTGTTCGTACTATTTGGAATCATTCTAATGAGCTGTGGAGCAATATTGAGAGTCTACAGCAAGGATTAATGAAATGGAATAGAGAGGAATTTGGAAATATTTTTGCTAAGAAACGTCAGGTTTTGAGGAGAATTGAAGGGGTACAGCGTGCTCTTACTTTGAACGGGTACTCTCCTAATTTAGTCAAGCTGGACTTTCTTTTACGTCAGAAGATGGAGGAGGTTTTAAAACAGGAAGAGCTCTACTGGTTCCAACGATCAAAGGAAGAATGGATTGTCTCTGGTGAGCGAAACACTAAATTCTACCATCTGGCTGCTAAAgttaaaaagaagagaaaattaattttgGCGTTTCAAGACTCTAATGTGCAGTGGGTGACTGATGAGGCTTCGTTAGAAAATTTGGTTGTTCAGTTTTATAAGGGCTTGTTCATTAATGATTCGACTTATGTGTTGTCTAATCTTGAAGGCATTGCTTGTCATCGAATCCCTGAGGAGCTTCATGCTGACCTTGACAAACCATATCAGAAAGAGGAAGTGGCTTGA
- the LOC110614472 gene encoding uncharacterized protein LOC110614472, giving the protein MEEDGLVHRSTRKRRKKLDGEPELEDTEEDMEDSSKGRTNGAPSFRDMVVNGGGDTRVSESIGIPNTDNATDVLLDKENDEEKDELCPEIRLSREEKERLYKLWSRSLLIKLMGKTISYTYLLWRIKEPCKPTSPIDIISIENVFYLVKFNSADDYEHALLEGPWVIADHYLTICRWCPEFDPFQATFEKLTVWIQFPCLPIEYYDENFLMRVGAKVGKPIRVDTRTSLVSRGRFARMCVEVDLSKPLLSKFKLQKRIRKIEYGVCI; this is encoded by the coding sequence ATGGAAGAGGATGGTCTTGTGCACCGGAGCACACGTAAACGGAGGAAAAAACTGGATGGTGAGCCAGAGTTGGAAGATACTGAGGAGGATATGGAGGACAGTAGTAAGGGGAGAACTAATGGGGCGCCGTCTTTCCGTGATATGGTGGTTAATGGAGGAGGAGACACTAGGGTTTCTGAGAGTATTGGTATTCCTAATACTGATAATGCGACTGATGTTCTCTTGGATAAGGAGAATGATGAGGAGAAAGATGAGCTTTGCCCTGAGATTCGGTTGTCTAGGGAAGAGAAAGAGAGGTTGTATAAGCTATGGTCTCGTTCCTTGTTGATCAAGTTAATGGGAAAAACAATAAGTTATACCTATTTGTTGTGGAGGATCAAAGAGCCGTGCAAACCTACTTCCCCAATAGATATTATCTCTATTGAGAATGTGTTTTACTTGGTGAAATTCAACAGTGCTGATGATTATGAACATGCACTCCTAGAGGGACCTTGGGTTATCGCAGACCATTATTTGACTATTTGCAGATGGTGCCCGGAATTTGATCCTTTCCAAGCAACTTTTGAGAAGCTTACAGTATGGATTCAGTTTCCTTGCCTTCCGATAGAATATTATGATGAGAACTTCCTTATGAGAGTGGGAGCTAAGGTGGGTAAACCAATAAGGGTGGATACAAGGACGAGTTTGGTTTCTAGAGGCCGGTTCGCTAGGATGTGTGTTGAAGTTGATCTTTCTAAACCTCTTCTTTCGAAATTCAAACTACAAAAACGTATTAGAAAGATTGAGTATGGGGTCTGCATATGA
- the LOC110616098 gene encoding GDSL esterase/lipase At1g09390 isoform X1 produces the protein MDTRANGFPLLLAILCSFLPFFVQSQCNRNPVMFTFGDSNTDTGAYFSGLGMIFGAPNGRTYFNRPTGRLCDGRLVIDFLCENLNSEYLTPYLEPLGANFRYGANFAFSGAATSPRYKPFSLDVQVLQFLHFRNRSPELLSLGRYILIYIESKACNINASLILSGLGYKDLVGEEEFKDALYIMDIGQNDLAGSFEYLSYKEVIKKIPSIVDEIDYAIQGIYQHGGRNFWVHNTGPLGCLPRVLSITEKKENDFDEHGCLKPLNEAAKEFNKQMKAVCEELRSELEDATIVYVDIYSIKYDLFANASTYGFENPLMACCGYGGAPYNYNKNITCGARGHNVCEMGSKYISWDGVHYTEAANAIVASKILSTNFSAPQIKFNSFCNK, from the exons ATGGATACGAGAGCAAATGGATTTCCTCTTCTTCTCGCTATTCTATGCAGCTTCCTACCGTTCTTTGTTCAGTCTCAGTGCAACAGAAACCCAGTGATGTTCACATTTGGTGACTCCAACACTGACACTGGCGCATACTTTTCCGGCCTGGGTATGATCTTCGGAGCTCCCAACGGACGCACATACTTCAATCGGCCAACTGGCCGGTTGTGTGATGGACGTTTGGTTATTGATTTCTTAT GTGAAAATCTGAACTCTGAATATTTGACACCGTATCTTGAACCTCTAGGAGCAAATTTCAGATATGGAGCAAATTTTGCTTTTAGCGGTGCAGCGACCTCTCCTAGATATAAACCTTTTAGCTTGGATGTTCAAGTTCTTCAGTTCCTTCATTTCCGAAACCGCTCCCCGGAGCTCTTATCCTTAGGTAGGTATATACTGATATATATAGAATCCAAAGCTTGTAATATAAATGCAAGTCTTATACTCTCTGGTTTAGGCTACAAAGACTTGGTTGGCGAGGAAGAGTTCAAAGATGCACTTTACATAATGGACATTGGACAGAACGATTTGGCTGGTTCATTTGAATATCTTTCTTACAAAGAAGTTATCAAAAAGATCCCATCCATCGTAGATGAAATCGACTATGCTATCCAG GGGATATATCAACATGGAGGAAGAAACTTCTGGGTACACAACACAGGGCCTCTAGGATGTTTGCCCCGAGTACTTTCCATAACTGAGAAGAAAGAAAACGATTTTGATGaacatgggtgcctaaagccTCTTAATGAGGCAGCTAAGGAATTTAACAAGCAGATGAAAGCAGTATGTGAAGAACTTAGATCAGAATTGGAGGATGCCACCATAGTCTATGTTGATATATACTCCATCAAGTACGATCTGTTTGCCAATGCTTCTACCTACG GTTTTGAGAATCCTCTAATGGCGTGCTGTGGGTATGGAGGAGCTCCTTACAACTATAATAAGAATATAACATGTGGGGCGAGGGGTCACAACGTTTGCGAGATGGGATCAAAATACATAAGTTGGGATGGAGTTCATTACACTGAAGCTGCCAATGCCATTGTCGCCTCCAAAATCCTCTCCACCAATTTCTCTGCTCctcaaatcaaatttaattccttttgtaataaataa
- the LOC110616098 gene encoding GDSL esterase/lipase At1g09390 isoform X2 produces the protein MDTRANGFPLLLAILCSFLPFFVQSQCNRNPVMFTFGDSNTDTGAYFSGLGMIFGAPNGRTYFNRPTGRLCDGRLVIDFLCENLNSEYLTPYLEPLGANFRYGANFAFSGAATSPRYKPFSLDVQVLQFLHFRNRSPELLSLGYKDLVGEEEFKDALYIMDIGQNDLAGSFEYLSYKEVIKKIPSIVDEIDYAIQGIYQHGGRNFWVHNTGPLGCLPRVLSITEKKENDFDEHGCLKPLNEAAKEFNKQMKAVCEELRSELEDATIVYVDIYSIKYDLFANASTYGFENPLMACCGYGGAPYNYNKNITCGARGHNVCEMGSKYISWDGVHYTEAANAIVASKILSTNFSAPQIKFNSFCNK, from the exons ATGGATACGAGAGCAAATGGATTTCCTCTTCTTCTCGCTATTCTATGCAGCTTCCTACCGTTCTTTGTTCAGTCTCAGTGCAACAGAAACCCAGTGATGTTCACATTTGGTGACTCCAACACTGACACTGGCGCATACTTTTCCGGCCTGGGTATGATCTTCGGAGCTCCCAACGGACGCACATACTTCAATCGGCCAACTGGCCGGTTGTGTGATGGACGTTTGGTTATTGATTTCTTAT GTGAAAATCTGAACTCTGAATATTTGACACCGTATCTTGAACCTCTAGGAGCAAATTTCAGATATGGAGCAAATTTTGCTTTTAGCGGTGCAGCGACCTCTCCTAGATATAAACCTTTTAGCTTGGATGTTCAAGTTCTTCAGTTCCTTCATTTCCGAAACCGCTCCCCGGAGCTCTTATCCTTAG GCTACAAAGACTTGGTTGGCGAGGAAGAGTTCAAAGATGCACTTTACATAATGGACATTGGACAGAACGATTTGGCTGGTTCATTTGAATATCTTTCTTACAAAGAAGTTATCAAAAAGATCCCATCCATCGTAGATGAAATCGACTATGCTATCCAG GGGATATATCAACATGGAGGAAGAAACTTCTGGGTACACAACACAGGGCCTCTAGGATGTTTGCCCCGAGTACTTTCCATAACTGAGAAGAAAGAAAACGATTTTGATGaacatgggtgcctaaagccTCTTAATGAGGCAGCTAAGGAATTTAACAAGCAGATGAAAGCAGTATGTGAAGAACTTAGATCAGAATTGGAGGATGCCACCATAGTCTATGTTGATATATACTCCATCAAGTACGATCTGTTTGCCAATGCTTCTACCTACG GTTTTGAGAATCCTCTAATGGCGTGCTGTGGGTATGGAGGAGCTCCTTACAACTATAATAAGAATATAACATGTGGGGCGAGGGGTCACAACGTTTGCGAGATGGGATCAAAATACATAAGTTGGGATGGAGTTCATTACACTGAAGCTGCCAATGCCATTGTCGCCTCCAAAATCCTCTCCACCAATTTCTCTGCTCctcaaatcaaatttaattccttttgtaataaataa
- the LOC110616069 gene encoding protein NIM1-INTERACTING 1, with the protein MRHCILVRLESAMENEKVDRASVYNAEDDVDDLQEDQKVEKFFALIRCFQEARNNRRKDQVLEEEEKKKKKVRRLNDPQPSWVPSFEWEDFTEEIQFRKLPIFTRPHDQKEDKKLQEEDDGLDLNLRL; encoded by the coding sequence ATGCGTCACTGCATCCTTGTCCGACTAGAATCCGCCATGGAAAATGAGAAAGTTGATCGCGCCAGTGTTTACAATGCCGAAGACGACGTCGATGATCTCCAGGAAGATCAGAAGGTTGAAAAGTTTTTCGCTTTGATTAGATGCTTTCAGGAAGCACGTAATAATCGAAGAAAAGATCAAGTCTTggaagaggaggagaagaagaagaagaaggttagaAGGTTAAACGATCCGCAGCCCAGTTGGGTACCTTCTTTCGAATGGGAAGATTTCACTGAGGAGATTCAGTTCAGAAAACTTCCCATCTTTACTCGTCCTCATGACCAGAAAGAAGACAAGAAACTGCAAGAGGAAGATGATGGTTTAGATCTCAATCTCAGACTATAG
- the LOC110615930 gene encoding polygalacturonase At1g48100 gives MGCSRLPLLVFCIFCLCFFLYTAQARWHHHHTKHKHTHSQKPSGISQPPYSSPEYAHLSEPPSTPPEFSYLPEPPTLPPESANLTPTPSPEPASSPDDGSDYNSGVFDVRKFGAVGDGITDDTDAFKMAWETACQVDSAVILVPYGFTFMIQSTIFTGPCQCGLQFQVDGTLSPPDGPDSWPQKNSKRQWLVFYRVNEMSLVGGGVIDGRGEKWWDLPCKPHKGINGTTLPGPCDSPIAIRFFMSSNLTVQGLRIKNSPQFNFRFDNCKTVHIKSIHITAPALSPNTDGIHIENTNDVEIYDSVISNGDDCISIGSGCYDVDIRNVTCGPSHGISIGSLGNHNSRACVSNITVRDSVIRVSDNGVRIKTWQGGSGAVSGITFSNIHMDNVRNPIIIDQFYCSTKDCANKTSAVFVSDILYENIKGTYNIRSPPMHFGCSDSVPCTNLTFSDVELLPAQGDIVQDPFCWNAYGELQTLTIPPVSCLMEGAPRSMLDNEMDYC, from the exons ATGGGTTGTTCTCGTCTGCCATTACTTGTGTTCTGCATTTTCTGTCTTTGCTTCTTCCTTTACACCGCCCAAGCTAGGTGGCATCATCACCATACAAAGCATAAACACACTCACTCTCAGAAACCATCCGGAATTTCTCAACCTCCCTATTCTTCACCTGAATATGCTCATCTTTCAGAACCTCCCTCTACTCCACCTGAATTTTCTTATCTTCCAGAACCTCCAACTCTTCCGCCTGAATCTGCTAATCTGACTCCCACTCCTTCACCTGAGCCTGCTAGCTCGCCTGATGATGGGAGTGACTACAATTCTGGGGTTTTTGATGTGCGGAAATTTGGAGCTGTTGGTGATGGTATAACAGATGATACTGATGCATTCAAGATGGCATGGGAAACAGCCTGCCAAGTTGATTCTGCAGTTATCCTTGTTCCTTATGGCTTCACATTCATGATTCAGTCTACAATTTTCACAGGCCCTTGTCAATGTGGTCTGCAGTTTCAG GTTGATGGGACTCTTTCACCTCCTGATGGACCAGACTCCTGGCCACAAAAGAACAGCAAACGACAATGGCTTGTCTTTTACAGAGTTAATGAAATGTCTCTAGTAGGAGGTGGGGTAATAGATGGCAGAGGAGAGAAATGGTGGGATCTTCCATGCAAACCCCACAAG GGAATAAATGGAACCACATTGCCTGGACCCTGCGACAGTCCAATA GCCATTAGGTTCTTTATGAGCTCCAACTTGACTGTTCAAGGACTTAGAATCAAGAACAGCCCCCAATTCAACTTCAGATTTGACAACTGCAAGACTGTTCATATAAAATCCATTCACATTACTGCTCCTGCCCTGAGTCCTAACACTGATGGAATTCACATAGAGAACACCAATGACGTAGAAATATACGATTCAGTGATCTCCAACG GTGACGACTGCATATCAATTGGGTCGGGCTGTTATGATGTAGACATAAGGAATGTCACTTGTGGACCTAGTCATGGAATCAG TATTGGGAGTCTAGGCAATCACAACTCTCGAGCCTGTGTATCTAACATCACGGTTAGAGACTCGGTGATCAGAGTGTCGGATAATGGAGTAAGGATCAAGACATGGCAGGGTGGGTCAGGAGCAGTATCAGGAATAACATTCAGCAATATTCACATGGACAATGTAAGGAATCCGATTATAATAGACCAGTTCTACTGCTCGACAAAGGACTGCGCCAACAAAACATCAGCAGTTTTTGTGTCGGACATTCTCTACGAAAATATAAAGGGAACTTACAACATTCGAAGCCCACCAATGCATTTTGGCTGCAGTGACTCAGTGCCTTGCACCAACTTGACTTTCTCAGATGTTGAGCTTCTTCCTGCTCAAGGAGACATAGTTCAGGATCCATTTTGTTGGAATGCATATGGAGAATTGCAAACACTAACTATTCCACCAGTCTCTTGCTTGATGGAGGGTGCTCCTCGATCCATGTTGGATAATGAGATGGATTATTGTTGA
- the LOC110615931 gene encoding shaggy-related protein kinase alpha: MASISLVPTSGLRDPSGNTAGVDVLPDEMNDMKIRDDKEMEATVVDGNGTETGHIIVTTIGGKNGQPKQTISYMAERVVGHGSFGVVFQAKCLETGEAVAIKKVLQDKRYKNRELQTMRVLDHPNVVSLKHCFFSTTEKDELYLNLVLEYVPETVHRVIKHYNKMGQRMPLIYVKLYFYQICRALAYIHNSIGVCHRDIKPQNLLVNPHTHQVKLCDFGSAKVLVKGEPNISYICSRYYRAPELIFGATEYTMAIDIWSAGCVLAELLLGQPLFPGESGVDQLVEIIKVLGTPTREEIKCMNPNYTEFKFPQIKAHPWHKIFHKSMPPEAVDLVSRLLQYSPNLRSTSLEALIHPFFDELRDPNTRLPNGRFLPPLFNFKPHELKGVPVEMLVKLIPEHERKQCAFLGP; the protein is encoded by the exons ATGGCTTCCATAAGCCTTGTGCCTACTTCTGGTTTACGAGATCCAAGTGGAAATACAGCTGGTGTTGATGTGCTTCCTGATGAGATGAATGACATGAAAATTAGGGATGACAAG GAAATGGAAGCCACTGTTGTTGATGGGAATGGAACGGAGACAGGTCACATAATAGTCACAACTATTGGTGGCAAAAATGGACAACCTAAACAG ACAATAAGCTATATGGCTGAGCGCGTTGTTGGACATGGATCTTTTGGAGTAGTATTCCAG GCTAAGTGTTTAGAGACTGGTGAAGCTGTTGCTATAAAAAAGGTTCTACAAGATAAAAGGTACAAGAATCGTGAGCTGCAAACCATGCGTGTCTTGGACCATCCCAACGTAGTGTCCCTGAAACACTGTTTCTTCTCCACAACTGAAAAAGATGAGCTTTATCTTAACCTGGTACTTGAGTATGTTCCTGAGACTGTCCACCGTGTTATCAAACACTACAATAAAATGGGCCAAAGGATGCCACTTATATATgtgaaactttatttttatcag ATTTGTAGAGCTCTTGCATACATTCACAATAGTATTGGAGTGTGCCATAGGGACATAAAGCCTCAAAATTTGTTG GTTAACCCACACACCCACCAGGTGAAACTATGTGACTTTGGAAGTGCGAAAGTTTTG GTGAAAGGGGAACCAAACATATCTTATATATGTTCTCGATATTATCGGGCACCTGAACTTATATTTGGTGCAACCGAGTACACCATGGCTATTGACATTTGGTCTGCTGGTTGTGTCCTTGCAGAATTGCTGCTTGGACAG CCTCTCTTTCCCGGTGAGAGTGGAGTGGATCAGCTTGTTGAGATTATAAAG GTTCTAGGTACCCCTACAAGGGAGGAAATCAAGTGTATGAATCCTAATTACACTGAGTTCAAATTTCCACAAATTAAAGCTCATCCATGGCATAAG ATATTCCATAAAAGCATGCCCCCTGAAGCTGTGGACCTTGTCTCAAGACTATTGCAGTACTCTCCAAATCTTCGAAGTACATCT CTGGAAGCTTTAATTCATCCTTTTTTTGATGAGCTACGTGACCCTAACACTCGCCTACCAAATGGCCGCTTCCTCCCACCGCTTTTCAACTTTAAACCTCATG AGCTGAAGGGAGTGCCAGTTGAGATGTTGGTTAAGTTAATTCCAGAGCATGAAAGAAAGCAATGTGCCTTCCTTGGGCCGTGA